From Paraburkholderia sabiae, a single genomic window includes:
- the purN gene encoding phosphoribosylglycinamide formyltransferase, with protein sequence MKNLVILISGRGSNMEAIVRACASEGWPARVAAVIANRPDAAGLAFAASQGIAAVVVDHRQFPDRESFDAALAREIDGFAPDLVVLAGFMRVLTDGFVDRYAGRMINVHPSLLPSFPGLKTHQSALDAGVRLHGASVHFVTPTLDHGPIVLQSAVPVLSGDDAATLAARVLDTEHVIYPRAVRWFVEGRLAVDGLRVTVTPPEPQWLFIDTISQNTAGEGA encoded by the coding sequence ATGAAAAATCTCGTCATTCTGATTTCCGGACGGGGCAGCAACATGGAAGCCATCGTGCGCGCGTGCGCAAGCGAGGGCTGGCCGGCGCGTGTCGCCGCCGTGATTGCCAACCGTCCCGATGCCGCCGGGCTTGCGTTTGCGGCGTCGCAAGGCATTGCCGCGGTGGTCGTCGACCACCGCCAGTTTCCTGACCGCGAAAGCTTCGACGCCGCGCTCGCGCGCGAAATCGACGGCTTCGCGCCCGATCTGGTCGTGCTCGCCGGCTTCATGCGCGTGCTGACCGATGGTTTCGTCGACCGTTACGCGGGCCGCATGATCAACGTGCATCCGTCCCTGCTGCCGAGCTTTCCGGGCCTCAAGACGCACCAGTCGGCGCTCGACGCGGGCGTGCGGCTGCATGGCGCGTCCGTACATTTCGTCACGCCGACGCTCGATCACGGCCCGATCGTGCTGCAATCGGCCGTGCCCGTGCTTTCCGGCGACGACGCCGCGACGCTCGCGGCGCGCGTGCTCGACACCGAACATGTTATTTATCCGCGCGCAGTGCGCTGGTTCGTCGAAGGGCGCCTCGCCGTCGACGGCCTGCGCGTCACCGTGACGCCGCCCGAGCCGCAGTGGCTCTTCATCGACACAATTAGCCAGAACACCGCCGGGGAGGGCGCATGA
- a CDS encoding RsmB/NOP family class I SAM-dependent RNA methyltransferase: MRLHGFLIGQTETLLADVLKFTGPADAATSRFFRAHPKLGHGERGVIAEAVFAVLRRRMEFAHLAESGTGSPNRRMALLGLMQTAGRTALKPFVSEAENSWLEHVSKIDPQSLPLRIRMNLPDWIYQALSNRFEAEEIAHLAAALNYPAPLDLRANPIKASRDDVLGALSKAGIEAGATPYAPLGVRVVGKPPLTKLDAFQDGWLEVQDEGSQLLCTLVAPKRGEMIVDFCAGAGGKTLALGAAMRSTGRLYAFDISDRRLAKLKPRLARSGLSNVNPVLIDSEHDAKIKRLAGKIDRVLVDAPCSGLGTLRRNPDLKWRQSPESIAELTPKQLSILTSAARLVKKGGRLVYATCSILDAENEGVVKQFLADHPDFELVPARDVLAEQRVELEMGDFLSLWPHRHSTDGFFAAVLERRG; this comes from the coding sequence ATGAGACTGCATGGATTTTTGATCGGACAAACTGAGACTCTGCTTGCGGACGTCCTAAAGTTCACCGGCCCCGCCGATGCCGCAACCAGCCGCTTTTTCCGCGCGCATCCGAAGCTCGGCCACGGCGAGCGCGGTGTGATCGCGGAAGCCGTGTTTGCGGTCCTGCGCCGCCGGATGGAATTTGCGCATCTGGCAGAAAGCGGCACCGGTAGTCCGAACCGCCGCATGGCGCTGCTCGGATTGATGCAGACCGCGGGCCGTACGGCGCTGAAGCCGTTCGTGTCGGAAGCGGAAAACTCGTGGCTCGAGCATGTCTCGAAGATCGATCCGCAGAGTCTGCCGCTGCGTATCCGCATGAATCTGCCCGACTGGATCTATCAGGCGCTCAGCAACCGCTTCGAAGCCGAGGAAATCGCTCATCTGGCCGCCGCGCTGAACTATCCGGCGCCGCTCGATCTGCGCGCGAACCCGATCAAGGCGAGCCGCGACGACGTGCTCGGCGCGCTGTCGAAGGCGGGCATCGAGGCGGGCGCGACGCCGTACGCGCCGCTCGGCGTCCGCGTGGTCGGCAAGCCGCCGCTCACGAAGCTCGACGCGTTCCAGGACGGCTGGCTCGAAGTGCAGGACGAAGGCAGCCAGCTGCTTTGTACGCTGGTCGCGCCCAAGCGCGGCGAGATGATCGTCGATTTCTGCGCGGGCGCGGGCGGCAAGACGCTGGCACTCGGCGCGGCGATGCGCTCGACGGGCCGTCTGTACGCATTCGACATCTCCGACCGGCGTCTCGCCAAGCTCAAGCCGCGCCTCGCGCGCAGCGGCCTGTCGAACGTGAATCCGGTTCTGATCGACAGCGAACACGACGCGAAGATCAAGCGGCTTGCGGGCAAGATCGACCGTGTGCTGGTCGACGCGCCGTGCAGCGGCCTCGGCACGCTGCGCCGCAATCCCGATCTGAAATGGCGCCAGTCGCCGGAATCGATCGCCGAACTGACGCCGAAGCAGCTGTCCATCCTGACGAGCGCCGCACGTCTCGTGAAGAAGGGCGGCCGTCTCGTCTACGCGACGTGCAGCATTCTCGACGCCGAAAACGAAGGCGTCGTGAAGCAGTTCCTCGCCGATCATCCCGATTTCGAACTGGTGCCTGCGCGCGATGTGCTCGCCGAACAGCGCGTCGAACTGGAAATGGGCGACTTCCTGTCGCTGTGGCCGCACCGTCATTCGACGGATGGCTTCTTCGCGGCCGTGCTGGAGCGCCGCGGCTAA
- a CDS encoding mechanosensitive ion channel family protein — translation MQNHLFFHMLGDVVRDFGQPVILWQVGVLLGTLALAWVLARLARRALDAQRETRYNALRFGAEALNRALFPLLGGVLVWIARAIAGQFIHTSLLDLALVPLFGIGLIYIVFYLARRVFGRDGSTHTWLSLVEKVVSLIVWVGMVLTVMGIQNDVLKWMASVQFRIANTHLTLLSLLSGLLWVCVTMIVAMWLGAALEDRLMRAGALDANLKVVLSRVGRALLILAAILISLSLVGIDITVLGVFGGALGVGLGFGLQKIASNYVSGFIILIDRSLRIGDTINVSGLQGMVTQIRTRYTVVRGLDGIETLIPNEKLITDVVQNQSSYLTRGNAKATVQIAYSTDVEKAMALLVEATAGVERVLREPAPTPYLAGFGPDGINLELGYWIEDAATGTSGVRSNVNRNIWRLFKENGIAIPYAQREVRIVEGNSDIMSQAVSVTGRAANEPGSAA, via the coding sequence ATGCAAAACCATCTCTTCTTTCACATGCTGGGCGACGTCGTGCGCGACTTCGGCCAGCCCGTGATCCTGTGGCAGGTCGGCGTGCTGCTCGGCACGCTGGCGCTTGCGTGGGTGCTCGCGCGTCTCGCGCGGCGTGCTTTGGATGCGCAGCGCGAAACCCGCTATAACGCGCTGCGATTCGGTGCGGAAGCGCTCAATCGCGCGCTCTTTCCGTTGCTCGGCGGCGTGCTCGTGTGGATCGCGCGGGCGATCGCGGGGCAGTTCATCCACACGTCGCTGCTCGATCTCGCGCTGGTGCCGCTGTTCGGCATCGGGCTGATCTACATCGTGTTCTATCTCGCGCGCCGCGTGTTCGGGCGCGACGGCAGCACGCATACGTGGCTGTCGCTGGTCGAGAAGGTCGTGTCGCTGATCGTCTGGGTTGGCATGGTGCTGACGGTCATGGGCATCCAGAACGACGTGCTCAAATGGATGGCGAGCGTGCAGTTCCGCATCGCCAATACGCACCTGACCTTGCTGTCGCTGCTGTCAGGGTTGCTGTGGGTGTGCGTGACGATGATCGTCGCGATGTGGCTCGGCGCGGCGCTCGAAGACCGGCTGATGCGCGCAGGCGCGCTCGACGCGAACCTGAAAGTGGTGCTGTCGCGCGTCGGCCGGGCGCTGCTGATTCTCGCGGCGATTCTGATCAGTCTGTCGCTGGTCGGAATCGACATCACGGTGCTCGGCGTGTTTGGCGGCGCGCTGGGCGTGGGGCTTGGCTTCGGCTTGCAGAAGATTGCGAGCAACTACGTGTCGGGCTTCATCATCCTGATCGACCGGTCGCTGCGGATCGGCGACACGATCAACGTGAGCGGGCTGCAAGGCATGGTCACGCAGATCCGCACGCGTTATACCGTCGTGCGCGGACTCGACGGGATCGAAACGCTGATTCCGAACGAAAAACTGATCACCGACGTCGTGCAGAACCAGTCGTCGTATCTGACACGCGGCAATGCGAAGGCGACGGTCCAGATCGCCTATTCGACGGATGTCGAGAAGGCGATGGCGTTGCTGGTCGAGGCGACGGCGGGTGTCGAGCGTGTGTTGCGGGAACCGGCGCCGACGCCATATCTGGCGGGCTTCGGGCCGGACGGCATCAATCTGGAACTCGGTTACTGGATCGAAGACGCGGCGACGGGCACGTCGGGCGTGCGCTCGAACGTGAACCGCAACATCTGGCGGCTTTTCAAGGAAAACGGCATCGCGATTCCTTATGCGCAACGGGAAGTGCGCATTGTCGAGGGCAATAGCGACATCATGTCGCAGGCGGTAAGTGTGACTGGACGTGCCGCCAACGAACCGGGCAGCGCCGCCTGA
- a CDS encoding DesA family fatty acid desaturase has translation MLNSLLDFLAHGALRFSWWQIVLWTLAVTHVTIIGVTVYLHRCQAHRALDLHPIASHFFRFWLWMSTGMLTGQWAAIHRKHHAKCETEEDPHSPQTRGIWKVLLEGAELYRTEAKNEETMRKFSHGTPNDWLERNVYTKYPILGVSLMMVIDVALFGIVGLTVWAVQMIWIPFWAAGVVNGLGHFWGYRNFNSSDASTNLFPWGIIIGGEELHNNHHTYATSAKLSNKWYEFDIGWMYIRIMSAFRLAKVKKIAPTPRLTTGKLVLDQDTLQAVLANRYEVMASYAKAIKRAYRQELAHLKEVGAREKYQLMRGARSWFHKEEAGLDEPQRLQLPQIFASSQKLRTYIELRNELAAMWERSNASREQLLVQLQDWCHRAEQSGIKALQEFAMRLRRYA, from the coding sequence TTGTTGAATTCCCTGCTTGATTTCCTTGCCCACGGCGCATTGCGTTTTTCGTGGTGGCAAATCGTGTTGTGGACGCTCGCCGTCACGCACGTGACGATTATCGGCGTCACGGTCTATCTCCATCGCTGCCAGGCGCACCGCGCGCTGGATCTGCACCCCATCGCAAGTCACTTCTTCCGCTTCTGGCTGTGGATGAGCACGGGCATGCTGACGGGCCAGTGGGCCGCGATTCACCGCAAGCACCACGCAAAGTGCGAAACGGAAGAAGATCCGCACAGCCCGCAGACGCGCGGTATCTGGAAGGTGCTGCTCGAAGGCGCCGAACTGTATCGCACCGAAGCGAAGAACGAAGAAACGATGCGCAAGTTCAGCCACGGCACGCCGAATGACTGGCTCGAGCGCAACGTCTATACGAAGTATCCGATTCTCGGCGTGAGCCTGATGATGGTCATCGACGTCGCGCTGTTCGGCATCGTCGGTCTGACCGTGTGGGCCGTGCAGATGATCTGGATTCCGTTCTGGGCGGCTGGCGTCGTCAATGGTCTCGGACACTTCTGGGGTTATCGCAACTTCAACTCGTCGGATGCGAGCACGAATCTGTTCCCGTGGGGCATCATCATCGGCGGCGAAGAACTGCACAACAACCACCATACGTATGCGACGTCCGCGAAGCTGTCGAACAAGTGGTACGAGTTCGATATCGGCTGGATGTATATCCGCATCATGTCGGCGTTCCGTCTCGCCAAGGTGAAGAAGATCGCGCCGACGCCGCGTCTGACTACCGGCAAGCTCGTGCTCGATCAGGACACGCTGCAAGCCGTGCTGGCGAACCGCTATGAAGTCATGGCGAGCTACGCGAAGGCGATCAAGCGTGCGTACCGTCAGGAACTGGCGCATCTGAAGGAAGTCGGTGCGCGCGAGAAATATCAGCTGATGCGCGGCGCGCGTAGCTGGTTCCACAAGGAAGAGGCCGGTCTCGACGAGCCGCAGCGTCTCCAGTTGCCGCAGATTTTCGCAAGCAGCCAGAAGTTGCGCACTTACATTGAACTGCGCAACGAACTCGCGGCGATGTGGGAACGTTCGAACGCATCGCGCGAACAACTGCTGGTGCAATTGCAAGATTGGTGTCACCGCGCTGAGCAAAGCGGCATCAAGGCCCTGCAGGAATTTGCGATGCGCCTGCGGCGCTACGCCTGA
- the nadA gene encoding quinolinate synthase NadA: MNQAIRSVEYDRPQGTACSIGQAWAKVPDAPSTQGRLALKERIRSLLKREKAVLVAHYYVDAELQELADETGGCVADSLEMARFGRDHDAQTLVVAGVRFMGETAKILSPNKRILMPDLDATCSLDLGCPVDEFSAFCDAHPDRTVVVYANTSAAVKARADWMVTSSIGLEIVADLHARGEKIIWAPDRHLGSYIQKKTGADMLLWQGSCLVHDEFKGVELDLLRAEYPDAKVLVHPESPEGVVAQADVVGSTTQLIDAAKNSSATHFIVATDLGILHKMRLAAPGKTFIEAPTAGNSATCKSCAHCPWMAMNGLRNLVEVLERGHNEIFVDPAIGERARLPIDRMLDFAARHKKRVQASGDLARDTALFSNIGAA; this comes from the coding sequence ATGAATCAGGCGATCAGGAGCGTCGAGTACGACCGTCCGCAAGGCACGGCCTGCAGCATCGGCCAGGCTTGGGCGAAAGTGCCCGATGCGCCGTCAACGCAGGGACGACTCGCGTTGAAGGAGCGTATTCGCAGCTTGCTCAAGCGCGAAAAGGCAGTGCTCGTCGCGCATTACTACGTCGACGCTGAATTGCAGGAACTGGCGGACGAAACGGGCGGTTGCGTGGCCGATTCACTTGAAATGGCCCGCTTCGGACGCGACCACGACGCGCAGACGCTGGTGGTCGCCGGCGTGCGCTTCATGGGCGAGACCGCGAAGATTCTCAGTCCAAACAAGCGCATTCTGATGCCGGACCTGGATGCGACCTGTTCGCTCGATCTCGGCTGCCCCGTCGACGAGTTTTCTGCCTTCTGCGATGCGCATCCGGACCGCACGGTCGTCGTGTATGCGAATACAAGCGCGGCCGTGAAGGCACGGGCCGACTGGATGGTGACGTCGTCGATCGGGCTGGAGATCGTCGCCGATCTTCATGCGCGTGGTGAAAAGATCATCTGGGCGCCGGATCGCCATCTCGGCAGCTATATCCAGAAAAAGACGGGCGCCGACATGCTGCTGTGGCAAGGCTCTTGTCTCGTTCACGATGAGTTCAAAGGCGTCGAACTCGATCTTCTGCGGGCCGAGTATCCGGACGCGAAAGTGCTCGTGCATCCTGAGTCGCCTGAAGGTGTGGTGGCGCAGGCCGACGTCGTTGGCTCTACAACGCAGTTGATCGACGCAGCGAAGAACAGCAGCGCGACGCACTTCATTGTCGCGACCGACCTCGGCATCCTGCACAAGATGCGTCTCGCTGCGCCCGGCAAGACCTTTATCGAAGCGCCCACGGCCGGCAACAGCGCAACGTGCAAGAGTTGCGCGCATTGTCCGTGGATGGCGATGAACGGGCTGCGCAATCTCGTTGAAGTGTTGGAGCGCGGCCACAACGAAATCTTCGTCGATCCGGCGATTGGCGAGCGCGCGCGTCTGCCGATCGATCGCATGCTCGATTTCGCCGCGCGTCACAAGAAGCGCGTGCAGGCGAGCGGCGATCTCGCGCGCGATACCGCGCTGTTCTCGAACATTGGAGCGGCTTGA
- the nadC gene encoding carboxylating nicotinate-nucleotide diphosphorylase produces the protein MGASESLELKDAVSPLFAEVQAQYGDAFAAAIARNVADALGEDVGSGDLTGLLVPADEMRDARIIVREEAVLCGVPWFDEVMRRVDPRIEVQWRYREGDRMAADSVVCTLRGPARSLLTAERNGLNFLQMLSGVASATRKFADAIAHTRARVLDTRKTLPGLRLAQKYAVRVGGGANQRLALYDGILIKENHIAAAGGVGAAMRAALALNAAVSIQIEVETLEQLESALAHGAQSVLLDNFSFDMMRDAVRITAGRAVLEVSGGVNFDTIRQIAETGVDRVSVGSLTKDVRATDFSMRIV, from the coding sequence ATGGGCGCGAGTGAATCGCTGGAGTTGAAAGACGCCGTCTCGCCGCTTTTCGCGGAAGTTCAGGCGCAGTATGGCGACGCGTTCGCTGCGGCGATCGCGCGCAACGTCGCCGATGCACTCGGGGAAGACGTCGGCAGCGGCGATCTGACGGGCCTTCTCGTTCCCGCAGACGAGATGCGCGACGCGCGCATCATCGTGCGCGAAGAGGCGGTGCTGTGCGGCGTGCCGTGGTTCGACGAAGTGATGCGTCGCGTCGATCCGCGTATTGAAGTGCAATGGCGTTATCGCGAAGGCGACCGCATGGCGGCGGATTCGGTGGTGTGCACGCTGCGCGGGCCGGCGCGCTCGCTGCTGACGGCAGAGCGTAACGGGCTCAACTTTCTGCAGATGCTGTCGGGCGTCGCGAGCGCGACGCGCAAGTTCGCCGATGCGATCGCGCATACGCGCGCCCGTGTGCTCGATACGCGCAAGACGCTGCCGGGTTTGCGACTCGCGCAAAAGTACGCGGTGCGCGTGGGCGGCGGCGCGAATCAGCGGCTCGCGCTCTACGACGGCATTCTCATCAAGGAAAATCACATCGCGGCGGCGGGCGGTGTCGGCGCGGCGATGCGGGCGGCGCTCGCGCTGAACGCGGCTGTGTCGATCCAGATCGAAGTCGAAACGCTGGAGCAGTTGGAGTCGGCGCTCGCTCACGGCGCGCAGTCCGTGCTGCTCGACAACTTCTCGTTCGACATGATGCGCGACGCGGTGCGCATCACGGCGGGGCGGGCGGTGCTGGAAGTATCCGGTGGAGTGAACTTCGACACGATCCGGCAGATCGCGGAGACGGGCGTCGACCGCGTGTCGGTAGGTTCGTTGACCAAGGACGTGCGCGCGACCGATTTTTCGATGCGCATCGTCTAG
- the nadB gene encoding L-aspartate oxidase, with the protein MNFDVAIVGSGLAGLSVALNLAETRRVAVIAKRSLTEGASDWAQGGIAAVLDSADSVENHVDDTLIAGGGLCDEAATRFIVEHGREAIQWLIDQGVPFTKDDAAELGFHLTREGGHSHRRIIHAADATGHAVVATLSERVRQHPNITLLEDHYAIDLITSDRLGLPGRRCHGLYALDLTSGRTVTIEAPHTVLATGGAGKVYLYTTNPDTATGDGIAMAWRAGCRVSNMEFIQFHPTCLFHPYAKSFLISEAVRGEGGILKLPDATRFMPAHDERAELAPRDIVARAIDFEIKKRGIDCVYLDISHQSPEFLREHFPTILARCLEFGIDITKEPIPVVPAAHYTCGGVVTDLAGRTDLAGLYAVGETSCTGLHGANRLASNSLLECLVIGRSAAQAIEQEGFGAAVHAPLPDWDESRVSDPDEEVVVAHNWDELRRLMWNYVGIVRTDKRLARAKHRLALLRDEIHEYYANFKVSRDLLELRNLVDVASLIVEGARSRRESRGLHYSRDWPNALPKALPTVLSPERVPNRNV; encoded by the coding sequence ATGAATTTCGATGTAGCGATTGTCGGCAGCGGCCTTGCCGGTTTGAGTGTCGCGCTGAATCTCGCAGAGACACGGCGCGTCGCCGTGATCGCCAAACGCTCGCTGACCGAGGGCGCCAGCGACTGGGCACAAGGCGGCATCGCGGCTGTGCTCGATTCAGCGGATAGCGTCGAGAATCACGTCGATGACACGCTGATCGCTGGCGGTGGCTTGTGCGACGAGGCCGCTACGCGCTTCATCGTCGAGCATGGCCGCGAGGCAATCCAGTGGCTGATCGATCAAGGCGTGCCGTTCACGAAAGACGATGCCGCCGAGCTCGGCTTTCACCTGACGCGCGAAGGCGGCCACAGCCATCGGCGCATCATTCACGCGGCAGACGCGACGGGCCACGCCGTCGTCGCGACGCTGAGCGAACGGGTGCGGCAGCATCCCAACATCACGCTGCTCGAAGATCACTACGCGATCGACCTGATCACGTCCGACCGCCTCGGCCTGCCCGGCCGGCGCTGTCATGGCCTCTACGCGCTCGATCTGACAAGCGGGCGCACCGTCACGATCGAAGCGCCTCACACGGTTCTGGCAACGGGCGGCGCCGGCAAGGTCTACCTCTACACGACGAACCCCGATACCGCGACGGGGGATGGCATCGCGATGGCCTGGCGCGCCGGATGTCGTGTGTCGAACATGGAGTTCATCCAGTTTCATCCGACGTGTCTGTTCCATCCCTACGCGAAGTCGTTCCTGATTTCGGAAGCAGTCAGAGGAGAAGGCGGCATTCTTAAGCTGCCGGACGCCACGCGCTTCATGCCCGCACACGACGAACGCGCCGAACTGGCGCCGCGCGATATTGTCGCCCGTGCGATCGACTTCGAGATCAAGAAGCGCGGTATCGATTGCGTGTATCTCGACATCAGCCATCAATCGCCTGAATTCCTGCGCGAGCATTTTCCGACTATTCTTGCCCGTTGCCTGGAGTTCGGCATCGACATTACGAAAGAGCCGATTCCCGTCGTGCCCGCCGCGCACTACACCTGCGGTGGCGTCGTAACGGATCTCGCGGGACGCACAGATCTGGCCGGGCTGTACGCCGTCGGCGAAACATCGTGCACGGGTCTGCACGGTGCAAACCGGCTCGCGAGCAATTCGCTGCTCGAATGTCTGGTGATCGGCCGGTCGGCGGCACAGGCGATCGAGCAGGAAGGTTTCGGCGCTGCCGTGCACGCGCCGCTGCCCGACTGGGACGAAAGCCGCGTGTCCGATCCCGACGAGGAAGTGGTCGTCGCGCACAACTGGGACGAACTGCGGCGCCTGATGTGGAATTACGTCGGCATCGTGCGCACGGACAAGCGGCTTGCGCGCGCGAAGCACCGGCTCGCGCTGCTGCGTGACGAAATCCACGAGTATTACGCGAACTTCAAGGTGAGTCGCGATCTGCTTGAGTTGCGGAATCTGGTGGATGTGGCTTCGTTGATCGTCGAAGGCGCACGTTCGCGGCGCGAAAGTCGCGGCCTGCACTACAGCCGCGACTGGCCGAACGCGTTGCCGAAGGCGCTGCCGACCGTGCTTTCGCCCGAACGCGTGCCGAACCGGAACGTTTAG
- the rpmG gene encoding 50S ribosomal protein L33, with protein MAKGARDKIKLESTAGTGHFYTTTKNKRNMPEKMEIMKFDPVARKHVAYKETKIK; from the coding sequence ATGGCCAAGGGCGCACGCGACAAGATCAAGCTGGAATCGACCGCAGGTACGGGTCACTTCTACACCACGACGAAGAACAAGCGCAACATGCCGGAAAAGATGGAGATCATGAAGTTCGATCCCGTCGCTCGCAAGCATGTGGCGTACAAGGAAACGAAGATCAAGTAA
- the rpmB gene encoding 50S ribosomal protein L28, producing the protein MARVCQVTGKAPMSGNNVSHANNKTKRRFLPNLQNRRFWVESENRWVRLRVSNAGLRLIDKNGIDSVLADLRARGEA; encoded by the coding sequence ATGGCACGCGTATGCCAAGTAACTGGGAAAGCGCCGATGAGCGGCAACAACGTTTCCCACGCGAACAACAAGACCAAGCGTCGTTTTCTCCCGAATCTGCAAAACCGCCGTTTCTGGGTTGAAAGCGAAAACCGTTGGGTGCGCCTGCGCGTTTCGAACGCCGGCCTGCGCCTGATCGACAAGAACGGTATCGACTCCGTGCTCGCTGACCTGCGCGCACGTGGCGAAGCCTAA
- the radC gene encoding RadC family protein, with the protein MNDTIVIPLTNAEKSPIRRAPPAWPARDMPRERLLDAGPGALSDTELVALVLGSGLPGHNVFDVARSLLQRFGSLRAMLDGTPEDFDGMRGVGPAKRAQLLAIMEMARRALAEKMRERPLIDSPEAVEDYLRLLIGSRPYEVFICLFLDTRHRLIRSEENSRGSLTRMAVYPREIVRRALSVNAASLIVAHNHPSGAVKPSASDRQLTRVLRDTLALIDVQLIDHLVIGANETFSFARAGWP; encoded by the coding sequence ATGAACGACACGATAGTCATCCCGCTCACCAACGCGGAAAAATCCCCGATACGCCGCGCCCCGCCTGCGTGGCCGGCGCGCGATATGCCACGTGAACGCCTGCTCGATGCGGGTCCGGGCGCACTCTCCGACACCGAACTGGTCGCGCTCGTGCTCGGCTCGGGGCTGCCCGGACATAATGTTTTCGACGTCGCGCGCTCGCTGCTGCAGCGCTTCGGTTCGCTGCGCGCGATGCTCGACGGAACGCCGGAAGATTTCGACGGCATGCGCGGCGTCGGTCCGGCCAAACGCGCGCAATTGCTGGCGATCATGGAAATGGCGCGGCGCGCGCTGGCGGAAAAGATGCGCGAGCGTCCGCTGATCGATTCGCCCGAAGCCGTCGAAGACTATTTGCGGCTGCTGATCGGCTCGCGTCCTTATGAAGTGTTCATCTGCCTGTTTCTCGACACGCGGCACCGGCTGATCCGCTCGGAGGAAAATTCGCGCGGCTCGCTCACGCGCATGGCCGTGTATCCGCGCGAAATCGTGCGGCGTGCGCTTTCCGTCAATGCAGCGAGCCTGATCGTCGCGCATAATCACCCGTCCGGCGCAGTCAAGCCGAGCGCCAGCGACCGCCAGCTGACGCGTGTGTTGCGCGACACGCTCGCTTTGATCGACGTGCAACTGATCGATCATCTTGTGATTGGCGCAAACGAGACGTTTTCTTTCGCCCGCGCCGGCTGGCCTTGA